Proteins from one Streptosporangium becharense genomic window:
- a CDS encoding TetR/AcrR family transcriptional regulator encodes MRLDPLRERAILDATSELLSEVGYDRMSVDQIARRASASKATIYRRWPGKEALVVDLVCNHLQVDAPAPPDTGTMRGDLIEAVTGFCRTLEQKHSLIFGLFPALLNSPELAAALRDHVPRADITGTTPLLDRARERGELSGRVDPAEIKKITEATVWYRLFFTGDPLDRTFVEETVDRILLPLIRAWSAAGT; translated from the coding sequence TTGCGTCTCGACCCCCTGCGGGAGCGGGCGATCCTCGACGCGACCTCGGAGCTGCTGTCCGAGGTCGGATACGACCGGATGTCCGTCGACCAGATCGCCAGGCGCGCCAGCGCCAGCAAGGCGACGATCTACCGTCGCTGGCCGGGCAAGGAGGCCCTGGTCGTCGACCTGGTCTGCAACCACCTGCAGGTCGACGCCCCGGCCCCGCCCGACACCGGGACGATGCGCGGTGACCTGATCGAGGCCGTGACCGGTTTCTGCCGGACCCTGGAACAGAAGCACTCCCTGATCTTCGGCCTCTTCCCGGCCCTGCTCAACTCTCCCGAGCTGGCCGCCGCCCTGCGCGACCACGTGCCCAGGGCCGACATCACCGGGACCACGCCGCTGCTCGACCGCGCCAGGGAGCGCGGCGAGCTGTCCGGCCGCGTCGATCCGGCGGAGATCAAGAAGATCACCGAAGCGACGGTGTGGTATCGCCTGTTCTTCACCGGCGACCCGCTCGACCGGACGTTCGTCGAGGAGACGGTCGACCGGATCCTACTTCCGCTCATCCGCGCCTGGTCGGCCGCCGGGACCTGA
- a CDS encoding glycosyltransferase family 2 protein — MIKLSVVVPVRDAELYISDALTSLVRNARRDFEFIVVDDGSVDATGQIIEDFRDDLPGLVVLRNETPVGLADARNLGLSLASGRYLTFMDGDDWLAPGYLADLLGAIERLSCDFVRVDHVQAEGRRRVIHRAPLAIRDTVLKPRDHILPARSKTMVDYPYAWAGVYHRDLGDLLTFPGHLHTAEDRPWIWRLHRQAASFAVVSLAGLFYRRMVAGSLTQIGDARQLHFFDAFDLVFADLEEEFTPKAVRMFCALLAHHLELRDRFSPELRTRFEERGAAALRRLPADVLAETRLDPERDEILRRLLEAR; from the coding sequence TTGATCAAGTTGTCCGTCGTCGTTCCGGTGCGGGACGCCGAGCTCTACATCTCCGACGCGCTGACGTCACTGGTCAGGAACGCGCGCAGGGACTTCGAGTTCATCGTGGTGGACGACGGATCGGTGGACGCCACCGGGCAGATCATCGAGGACTTCCGCGATGACCTGCCCGGTCTCGTCGTGCTGCGCAACGAGACGCCGGTCGGGCTCGCCGACGCCCGCAACCTCGGGCTCTCGCTGGCCTCCGGCCGTTATCTGACGTTCATGGACGGTGACGACTGGCTCGCGCCCGGATACCTCGCCGATCTGCTCGGGGCGATCGAACGGCTCAGCTGCGACTTCGTCCGGGTGGACCACGTGCAGGCGGAGGGCCGCCGGCGGGTGATCCACCGGGCACCGCTCGCCATCCGCGACACGGTGCTGAAACCGCGCGACCACATCCTTCCCGCCCGGTCGAAGACCATGGTCGACTACCCGTACGCCTGGGCCGGGGTCTACCACCGCGACCTCGGCGACCTGCTGACCTTCCCCGGACACCTGCACACCGCCGAGGACCGGCCGTGGATCTGGCGGCTGCACCGTCAGGCGGCGTCGTTCGCGGTCGTCTCGCTCGCCGGGCTGTTCTACCGGCGGATGGTGGCGGGCTCGCTGACCCAGATCGGCGACGCCCGGCAACTGCACTTCTTCGACGCCTTCGACCTGGTCTTCGCCGATCTGGAGGAGGAGTTCACCCCCAAGGCGGTGCGCATGTTCTGCGCGCTGCTGGCCCACCACCTGGAGCTGCGCGACCGGTTCTCCCCCGAGCTGCGCACCAGGTTCGAGGAACGCGGCGCCGCGGCCCTGCGGCGGCTCCCCGCGGACGTGCTCGCCGAGACCCGGCTGGACCCGGAACGCGACGAGATCCTGCGGAGACTTCTGGAGGCCCGATGA
- a CDS encoding carbohydrate ABC transporter permease, with product MNRIWDAGPLTKAVLAFALVLSAFPIYYMFIMATRTNSEAIETPPPLLPGGHLGENVQRLLAAEDAHFATGLINSIIVSTTVTVSVVLVSTLAGFAFAKLRFRGSKILLGLILVTMMVPLQQMGIVPLYEMMVTLGWTGQIQAVILPFLVNGFGVFMMTQYTTQAVPDELIEAGRVDGASTMRIYASVVLPAVRPGMAVLALLTFMQNWNEFMWPSIVLDPANPVVQTSIAALNQAHGTDYVMLFTGTAASVLPLFIVFIVFGRQIVGGLMEGAVKA from the coding sequence GTGAACCGCATCTGGGACGCCGGCCCGCTGACGAAGGCGGTCCTCGCCTTCGCGCTCGTGCTGTCGGCCTTCCCGATCTACTACATGTTCATCATGGCCACGCGGACCAACAGCGAGGCCATCGAGACCCCGCCGCCGCTGCTGCCCGGCGGCCACCTCGGTGAGAACGTCCAGCGGCTGCTGGCCGCCGAGGACGCCCACTTCGCCACCGGCCTGATCAACTCGATCATCGTGTCGACCACGGTGACGGTCTCGGTGGTGCTCGTCTCCACCCTGGCGGGCTTCGCCTTCGCCAAGCTGAGGTTCCGCGGCAGCAAGATCCTGCTGGGCCTGATCCTGGTGACCATGATGGTCCCGCTCCAGCAGATGGGCATCGTCCCGCTCTACGAGATGATGGTGACCCTCGGCTGGACCGGCCAGATCCAGGCGGTGATCCTGCCCTTCCTGGTCAACGGGTTCGGGGTCTTCATGATGACCCAGTACACCACCCAGGCGGTGCCGGACGAGCTCATCGAGGCGGGCCGCGTCGACGGCGCCTCGACCATGCGCATCTACGCCAGCGTCGTGCTGCCCGCGGTGCGTCCCGGCATGGCGGTGCTCGCCCTGCTGACCTTCATGCAGAACTGGAACGAGTTCATGTGGCCGTCGATCGTGCTGGACCCGGCCAATCCGGTGGTCCAGACGTCGATCGCCGCGCTCAACCAGGCCCACGGAACCGACTACGTCATGCTCTTCACCGGCACGGCCGCCTCGGTCCTCCCCCTGTTCATCGTTTTCATCGTGTTCGGCCGTCAGATCGTCGGCGGACTCATGGAAGGTGCGGTCAAGGCGTGA
- a CDS encoding CHAP domain-containing protein gives MAKQYPTPNAPRLTKLVLGVSVAVVSGITAPAALADSHSPVAAPPAESVSTAKNAPVAKTPLEIQAEKLPKVSAGQVLELASKQIGVRENAQGGGTKFHSWYMASQRARETVARDGGNVRAYANAPWCAMFVSWVGEQAGIRPTMGWDAYTVTHAKWFKANKHWGQAAKPGAVVYFDWNGSKDISAIDHVGFVKKDNGDGTITTIEGNTGEGRVEQRVRPKSQVVGYGYPVYAG, from the coding sequence ATGGCCAAGCAGTACCCCACCCCCAACGCCCCCCGCCTCACCAAGCTGGTCCTCGGCGTGTCCGTCGCCGTCGTGAGCGGCATCACCGCCCCCGCGGCGCTCGCCGACAGCCACTCCCCCGTCGCCGCCCCTCCGGCGGAGTCCGTCAGCACCGCCAAGAACGCGCCCGTCGCGAAGACCCCCCTGGAGATCCAGGCGGAGAAGCTGCCCAAGGTGTCGGCCGGCCAGGTCCTGGAGCTGGCCTCCAAGCAGATCGGCGTCCGCGAGAACGCGCAGGGCGGCGGGACCAAGTTCCACAGCTGGTACATGGCCTCCCAGCGCGCCCGTGAGACCGTCGCCCGCGACGGCGGCAACGTCCGCGCCTACGCCAACGCCCCCTGGTGCGCGATGTTCGTCTCCTGGGTCGGCGAGCAGGCCGGCATCCGGCCCACCATGGGCTGGGACGCCTACACCGTCACCCACGCCAAGTGGTTCAAGGCCAACAAGCACTGGGGCCAGGCCGCCAAGCCCGGCGCCGTGGTCTACTTCGACTGGAACGGCAGCAAGGACATCAGCGCGATCGACCACGTCGGCTTCGTGAAGAAGGACAACGGCGACGGCACGATCACCACGATCGAGGGCAACACCGGCGAGGGCCGCGTCGAGCAGCGCGTCCGTCCCAAGTCCCAGGTCGTCGGCTACGGCTACCCGGTCTACGCCGGATGA
- a CDS encoding alpha-2,8-polysialyltransferase family protein has protein sequence MTQLFYASTLFGAMTLAAAIDEGRFGPRDGRRILIVSNNAAIPEITPSLDETPGFAALRPRFDEVRSWNEIVAPLHPSDWKARVIEVPMLGRLLRAYLSLDERPSELVVESIAVPPARTLAGLVKDCPISVYSDGLMSYGPTRDPLPAEISGRIGRLLHLDLVPGLTPLLLSEYGVPAETVPDRAFLDVLGTVGVDAGGLPAGQPMILGQYLSALDIVTPEEEAELHAGMLRGLAARGFGAALFKPHPAAGRRHAQQLRETAHELGVELTVVAETVPAESCFAALRPALVVGCFSTALVTARRYFDLPVATVGGELVLDRLTPYENSNRIPATITDATLPRLSADGSLEDPPPVDLAALVGAVGYCMQSQVYPRLRETAAAYVDGHGPARYFKRQRLAALELPGTPAGAASAREVSPLGRLRRRLSRALS, from the coding sequence ATGACGCAGCTGTTCTACGCCTCGACCCTGTTCGGCGCGATGACCCTGGCGGCGGCGATCGACGAGGGCCGTTTCGGGCCGCGCGACGGACGCCGCATCCTGATCGTCTCCAACAACGCGGCCATCCCGGAGATCACCCCGTCGCTGGACGAGACCCCCGGTTTCGCCGCGCTGCGTCCGCGTTTCGACGAGGTCCGCTCCTGGAACGAGATCGTGGCGCCGCTGCACCCGTCGGACTGGAAGGCGCGGGTCATCGAGGTGCCGATGCTCGGCCGGCTGCTGCGCGCGTACCTGTCCCTCGACGAGAGGCCGAGCGAGCTGGTCGTCGAGTCCATCGCGGTGCCCCCGGCCAGGACCCTCGCCGGGCTGGTCAAGGACTGTCCGATCTCGGTGTACTCCGACGGTCTGATGAGCTACGGGCCCACCCGCGACCCGCTCCCGGCGGAGATCTCCGGCAGGATCGGCCGGCTCCTCCATCTGGACCTGGTGCCCGGCCTGACGCCGCTGCTGCTGTCGGAGTACGGCGTGCCCGCCGAGACCGTCCCGGACCGGGCGTTCCTGGACGTGCTCGGCACGGTCGGGGTGGACGCCGGGGGGCTGCCGGCCGGGCAGCCGATGATCCTCGGCCAGTACCTGTCGGCGCTCGACATCGTCACCCCCGAGGAGGAGGCCGAGCTCCACGCCGGCATGCTGCGCGGCCTGGCCGCCCGGGGGTTCGGCGCCGCGCTGTTCAAGCCGCACCCGGCCGCGGGGCGCCGCCACGCCCAGCAGCTCCGTGAGACGGCGCACGAGCTGGGGGTGGAGCTGACCGTGGTGGCCGAGACGGTGCCCGCCGAGTCGTGCTTCGCGGCGCTGCGGCCCGCGCTGGTGGTCGGCTGCTTCTCCACCGCCCTGGTGACCGCCCGGCGGTACTTCGACCTGCCGGTGGCGACCGTGGGCGGCGAACTGGTGCTGGACCGGCTGACCCCGTACGAGAACAGCAACCGGATCCCGGCCACGATCACCGACGCGACGCTGCCGCGCCTTTCGGCGGACGGGTCGCTGGAGGATCCCCCGCCGGTGGACCTCGCGGCCCTGGTCGGCGCGGTCGGCTACTGCATGCAGAGCCAGGTGTATCCGCGGCTGCGCGAGACCGCCGCCGCGTACGTGGACGGGCACGGCCCGGCCCGTTACTTCAAACGCCAGCGCCTGGCCGCCCTGGAACTGCCGGGCACGCCGGCCGGTGCCGCGTCCGCCCGGGAGGTGAGCCCGCTGGGCAGGCTGCGCCGCCGCCTGTCGCGGGCGTTGTCCTGA
- a CDS encoding ABC transporter substrate-binding protein yields the protein MLNSKRQGRLAAVAVMAVTALAITSCGSGEPAGSTASGGAAAEPVTITVHTFGGGENFGYDKAVEKWNAEHPNIQVKYQNLTDRFEDVYLPQLLQKLQAGSGAADIVGIDEGAMGLMKARSQFFADLSQYGLESRKADFPAAKWENGLNKDGKLFALGTDIGGMTMCYRTDLFEKAGLPTDREEVGKLWPDWNAFMETGKKFQAANKGKDDPKFIDGPNTLYNVLLSQEAPKNGNISYFDKSNQLVIGTNPAIKTAFDTVKSFSEAGLTAKLASFTPEWNAAIKKGGFATMGCPAWMLGVVSGAAGDENKGKWDVAAVPGGAGNWGGSYLAVPKQSKHPKEAAEVLNYLTGKEGHVLAFQEAAAFPSSIPAQQDPAVAELKNEFFNDAPTGQIFGASVKDLLPVFLGEKHAQVKTAAEKVLEGMDKGSIPYGEAWTKFVEAGTKAAG from the coding sequence ATGTTGAACAGCAAGCGGCAGGGCAGGCTCGCCGCGGTCGCGGTCATGGCGGTGACCGCCCTGGCCATCACCTCGTGCGGCTCCGGCGAGCCCGCCGGTTCCACCGCGAGCGGCGGCGCCGCGGCCGAGCCGGTGACCATCACCGTGCACACCTTCGGCGGTGGTGAGAACTTCGGCTACGACAAGGCCGTGGAGAAGTGGAACGCCGAGCACCCCAACATCCAGGTCAAGTACCAGAACCTGACCGACCGTTTCGAGGACGTCTACCTGCCCCAGCTGCTGCAGAAGCTGCAGGCGGGCAGCGGCGCCGCGGACATCGTCGGCATCGACGAGGGTGCCATGGGCCTGATGAAGGCGCGGTCCCAGTTCTTCGCCGACCTGTCGCAGTACGGCCTGGAGAGCCGCAAGGCGGACTTCCCCGCGGCCAAGTGGGAGAACGGCCTCAACAAGGACGGCAAGCTCTTCGCGCTCGGCACCGACATCGGCGGCATGACCATGTGCTACCGCACGGACCTGTTCGAGAAGGCCGGTCTGCCGACCGACCGCGAGGAGGTCGGCAAGCTCTGGCCCGACTGGAACGCCTTCATGGAGACCGGCAAGAAGTTCCAGGCCGCCAACAAGGGCAAGGACGACCCCAAGTTCATCGACGGGCCGAACACCCTCTACAACGTGCTCCTGTCGCAGGAGGCGCCGAAGAACGGCAACATCTCCTACTTCGACAAGTCGAACCAGCTCGTCATCGGCACCAACCCGGCGATCAAGACGGCCTTCGACACGGTGAAGTCCTTCAGCGAGGCGGGCCTGACCGCCAAGCTCGCCTCCTTCACCCCGGAGTGGAACGCGGCGATCAAGAAGGGCGGCTTCGCCACCATGGGCTGTCCGGCGTGGATGCTCGGCGTGGTCTCCGGCGCGGCGGGTGACGAGAACAAGGGCAAGTGGGACGTGGCCGCGGTGCCCGGCGGCGCCGGCAACTGGGGCGGCTCCTACCTGGCCGTTCCCAAGCAGAGCAAGCACCCCAAGGAGGCCGCCGAGGTCCTGAACTACCTCACCGGCAAGGAGGGCCACGTGCTGGCCTTCCAGGAGGCCGCGGCCTTCCCCAGCTCCATCCCCGCCCAGCAGGACCCCGCGGTCGCGGAGCTGAAGAACGAGTTCTTCAACGACGCCCCGACCGGCCAGATCTTCGGCGCCTCGGTCAAGGACCTGCTCCCCGTCTTCCTGGGTGAGAAGCACGCCCAGGTGAAGACCGCAGCGGAGAAGGTTCTCGAGGGCATGGACAAGGGCTCCATCCCCTACGGCGAGGCCTGGACGAAGTTCGTCGAGGCCGGCACCAAGGCGGCGGGCTGA
- the panD gene encoding aspartate 1-decarboxylase — MYRTMLQSKIHRATVTQADLHYVGSLTLDRDLIDAADLLPGEKVDVVDIDNGNRLSTYVIEGERGSGIVGINGAAARLISPGDLVIIIAYRLVTDDEARDLKPKIVFVDRDNRPVDVGSDPARVPDVPEASGLARGDEPVEEPARRL; from the coding sequence GTGTACCGCACCATGCTGCAGAGCAAGATCCACCGTGCCACGGTGACCCAGGCGGACCTGCACTACGTCGGCTCACTCACCCTGGACCGAGACCTGATCGACGCGGCGGACCTCCTGCCGGGCGAGAAGGTGGACGTCGTCGACATCGACAACGGCAACCGCCTCAGCACCTACGTCATCGAGGGGGAACGGGGCAGTGGGATCGTGGGGATCAACGGCGCGGCGGCCAGGCTCATCTCGCCCGGCGACCTGGTGATCATCATCGCCTACCGGCTCGTCACCGACGACGAGGCCCGCGACCTCAAGCCGAAGATCGTGTTCGTCGACCGGGACAACCGTCCCGTCGACGTCGGCTCCGACCCGGCCCGCGTGCCCGACGTGCCCGAGGCGTCCGGGCTGGCCCGCGGGGACGAGCCCGTGGAGGAACCCGCCCGACGGCTGTGA
- a CDS encoding DUF6716 putative glycosyltransferase, with the protein MADSDSYLKWAACLLRDLPSGCDTELAVIRTPIVPSEAQIHAAVAGSAADPPVLSARGLRRVAERFRPDAVLVACTGPVVDVLVGEVLSGLRPRPVFVSGLPGISVPATEKAWLFRSGCELFVLHSGREVEEFSAAGRRLGGGGEVGLARLPFLHTRDEVPVTGPRNRVVFATQAKVPRRREERERILLTLAELAGERPDLDVVVKLRALDTERQTHNERYHYQRLWQRLAADGRVDPGAVRFAVGPMHEHLAHAAGFVTVSSTAALEAIAQRVPLLVLSDFGVGAEMINLVFEGSGLLGTLDDLARGRFLTPDEAWCKANYFHPDDESDWISRLVSLVGQARSGRLVPARSLLDGPEFAAARRRARLRVEVPPKVLRVGYRAKRRMRRYLKVLG; encoded by the coding sequence GTGGCCGACTCTGATTCGTACCTGAAGTGGGCGGCCTGCCTGCTGCGGGACCTGCCTTCCGGTTGCGACACGGAACTGGCGGTGATCCGCACGCCCATCGTCCCGTCGGAGGCCCAGATCCACGCCGCCGTCGCCGGCTCCGCGGCCGACCCGCCGGTGCTCTCGGCCCGCGGGCTGCGCCGGGTCGCCGAACGGTTCCGGCCCGACGCGGTGCTGGTCGCGTGCACCGGGCCCGTGGTGGACGTGCTGGTCGGCGAGGTGCTCTCCGGGCTGCGGCCCAGGCCGGTGTTCGTCTCCGGGCTGCCCGGCATCTCCGTCCCCGCCACCGAGAAGGCGTGGCTGTTCCGCAGCGGATGCGAACTGTTCGTGCTGCACAGCGGGCGGGAGGTCGAGGAGTTCTCCGCGGCGGGCCGGCGGCTGGGCGGCGGCGGAGAGGTCGGGCTGGCCCGGCTGCCGTTCCTGCACACCCGCGACGAGGTCCCCGTCACCGGGCCGCGGAACCGGGTGGTCTTCGCCACCCAGGCCAAGGTGCCCCGCCGCAGGGAGGAGCGGGAGCGGATCCTGCTCACCCTGGCCGAACTGGCCGGCGAGCGGCCCGACCTCGACGTGGTGGTCAAGCTCCGCGCGCTCGACACCGAGCGCCAGACGCACAACGAGCGCTACCACTACCAGCGCCTGTGGCAGCGGCTCGCGGCGGACGGCCGGGTCGATCCCGGCGCCGTGCGCTTCGCGGTGGGGCCGATGCACGAGCATCTGGCGCACGCGGCGGGGTTCGTCACCGTCAGCTCGACCGCCGCCCTGGAGGCCATCGCCCAGCGGGTGCCGCTGCTGGTGCTGTCGGACTTCGGGGTCGGCGCCGAGATGATCAACCTGGTCTTCGAGGGCAGCGGCCTGCTCGGCACGCTGGACGACCTCGCCCGGGGACGGTTCCTCACCCCCGACGAGGCGTGGTGCAAGGCGAACTACTTCCACCCCGACGACGAGAGCGACTGGATCTCGCGGCTGGTCTCCCTCGTCGGGCAGGCCCGTTCGGGACGGCTCGTCCCGGCCCGCTCCCTGCTCGACGGCCCCGAGTTCGCCGCCGCCCGCCGCCGGGCCCGCCTACGCGTGGAGGTGCCGCCGAAGGTGCTACGCGTCGGATACCGGGCCAAGCGCCGGATGCGCCGCTACCTGAAGGTTCTCGGCTGA
- a CDS encoding oxidoreductase, which produces MMWTPGDIPDLTGSTAVVTGATSGIGLPTTLELARHGARVILTARDPQRGRAALQAIRSAVPEATVEVGELDLADLRSVRAFAATVEEPLDLLVNNAGIGMTPRRTTADGFEAQFGTNHLGHFALTGLLLPRLLARPGARVVTVSSDAHALGTIDFDDLGLKRRYNRFSAYGRSKLANLLFATELQRRATAAGVDLLSLASHPGATATGIAKLGVLTRPAGVLMRLVMRSPAEGAVPSLYAATSPEVKGGEFVGPGLKEMRRSPKALDAALAARLWETSEELTGVRFEVARQHS; this is translated from the coding sequence ATGATGTGGACCCCCGGCGACATCCCCGACCTGACCGGCTCCACCGCGGTCGTCACCGGCGCCACCAGTGGCATCGGCCTGCCGACGACGCTGGAGCTGGCCCGCCACGGCGCCAGGGTCATCCTGACCGCGCGAGACCCGCAGCGGGGCCGGGCGGCGCTCCAGGCGATCCGGTCGGCGGTCCCGGAGGCGACGGTCGAGGTCGGTGAGCTCGACCTGGCCGATCTGCGGTCGGTGCGCGCGTTCGCGGCGACCGTCGAGGAGCCACTGGACCTGCTGGTCAACAACGCCGGAATAGGCATGACCCCCCGGCGGACCACCGCCGACGGGTTCGAGGCCCAGTTCGGCACCAACCACCTGGGCCACTTCGCGCTGACCGGGCTGCTCCTGCCCCGCCTGCTCGCCCGCCCGGGAGCGCGGGTGGTCACGGTCTCCAGCGACGCGCACGCCCTGGGCACGATCGACTTCGACGACCTGGGGCTGAAGCGCCGGTACAACCGGTTCTCCGCCTACGGACGTTCCAAGCTGGCCAACCTGCTGTTCGCCACGGAGCTGCAGCGCCGCGCCACCGCCGCCGGGGTGGACCTGCTCAGCCTGGCGAGCCATCCGGGTGCGACGGCCACCGGGATCGCGAAGCTGGGCGTCCTCACCCGCCCCGCCGGTGTCCTGATGCGCCTGGTGATGCGGTCACCCGCCGAGGGTGCCGTGCCCTCCCTCTACGCCGCGACCTCTCCCGAGGTGAAGGGCGGCGAATTCGTCGGCCCCGGCCTGAAGGAGATGCGCCGCTCGCCGAAGGCGCTGGACGCGGCCCTGGCCGCGCGGCTGTGGGAGACGTCGGAGGAGCTGACCGGCGTACGATTCGAGGTGGCCCGACAGCACTCGTGA
- a CDS encoding carbohydrate ABC transporter permease gives MSLKVDAPAPARRPGPHPPGPAKPARSGGGLARFDLRATPYFLVSPYFLLFTLFGVFPLGYTLWVSLHDWELGGDKTFLGLDNYIELIADEAFWNSVINTVGIFVMSTIPQLVLALMLANALNKRIRGRLFFRLGILLPLVTSVVAVAVVFTQLYARDYGMANWFLGLFGVDRIEWQNQSWTAWIAISTMIDWRWTGYNAIILLAAMQTIPKDLYEAASLDGASARRQFWQITVPMLRPTLIFVVFISTIGGLTLYAEPVMFEGNPTLAGGATGQYQTVAMFIVKEGFRDFDMGYASAAAWLLFALILIGTLINYSFTRRIGGNK, from the coding sequence ATGTCCCTGAAAGTCGACGCACCCGCCCCCGCGCGGCGGCCCGGTCCCCACCCGCCCGGACCCGCGAAGCCCGCGCGGAGCGGCGGTGGGCTCGCCAGGTTCGACCTGCGGGCGACCCCCTACTTCCTCGTCTCGCCGTACTTCCTGCTCTTCACGCTCTTCGGGGTCTTCCCGCTGGGCTACACCCTGTGGGTCTCCCTGCACGACTGGGAGCTGGGCGGGGACAAGACCTTCCTCGGGCTCGACAACTACATCGAGCTGATCGCCGACGAGGCCTTCTGGAACTCGGTGATCAACACAGTCGGGATCTTCGTCATGTCGACGATCCCGCAGCTCGTCCTGGCGCTCATGCTCGCCAACGCCCTCAACAAGCGCATCCGGGGACGGCTGTTCTTCCGCCTGGGCATCCTGCTTCCCCTGGTGACCTCGGTCGTCGCGGTCGCCGTGGTCTTCACCCAGCTCTACGCGCGCGACTACGGCATGGCCAACTGGTTCCTGGGCCTGTTCGGCGTCGACCGGATCGAATGGCAGAACCAGAGCTGGACCGCCTGGATCGCCATCTCCACGATGATCGACTGGCGCTGGACCGGCTACAACGCGATCATCCTGCTGGCCGCCATGCAGACGATCCCCAAGGACCTCTACGAGGCCGCCTCCCTCGACGGCGCCTCGGCCCGGCGGCAGTTCTGGCAGATCACCGTCCCGATGCTGCGTCCCACGCTGATCTTCGTGGTGTTCATCTCCACCATCGGCGGCCTGACCCTGTACGCCGAACCCGTCATGTTCGAGGGCAACCCGACACTCGCCGGAGGTGCCACCGGCCAGTACCAGACGGTCGCGATGTTCATCGTCAAGGAGGGGTTCCGGGACTTCGACATGGGTTACGCCTCGGCGGCGGCCTGGCTGCTGTTCGCGCTTATCCTCATCGGCACCCTGATCAACTACTCCTTCACCCGCCGGATCGGGGGCAACAAGTGA